One Streptococcus sp. DTU_2020_1001019_1_SI_AUS_MUR_006 DNA window includes the following coding sequences:
- a CDS encoding response regulator transcription factor, translated as MKVLVAEDQSMLRDAMCQLLSFQPDVETVLQAKNGAEAIEVLGKETVDIAILDVEMPVKTGLEALEWIKQEVPEIKVVIVTTFKRPGYFERAVKAGVDAYVLKERSIAELMQTLHTVLEGRKEYSPELMEVMMTHPNPLTEQEVAVLHGVAQGLSNQEIADKLYLSNGTVRNYMTNILSKLGASNRTEAAKTAEEEGWL; from the coding sequence ATGAAAGTATTAGTCGCAGAAGATCAAAGTATGCTTAGAGATGCCATGTGCCAGCTCTTAAGCTTTCAACCAGATGTGGAGACTGTCTTGCAGGCGAAAAATGGAGCTGAAGCTATCGAGGTTTTGGGGAAAGAAACAGTAGATATTGCCATCCTTGACGTCGAAATGCCAGTCAAAACAGGACTAGAAGCGCTCGAGTGGATCAAACAAGAAGTGCCTGAAATCAAGGTGGTTATCGTTACGACCTTTAAACGCCCAGGTTATTTTGAACGAGCGGTCAAAGCAGGAGTCGACGCCTATGTCTTGAAAGAGCGAAGCATCGCCGAACTCATGCAAACCCTGCATACGGTGTTAGAGGGACGCAAGGAATATTCTCCAGAGCTGATGGAAGTCATGATGACCCATCCCAATCCCTTGACCGAGCAAGAAGTCGCTGTTTTGCATGGAGTTGCACAGGGGCTGTCCAACCAAGAAATTGCGGATAAGCTCTACCTCTCAAACGGCACCGTCCGTAATTACATGACCAATATCCTCTCCAAACTAGGCGCCAGCAACCGAACCGAAGCAGCCAAAACTGCCGAAGAAGAAGGCTGGTTGTGA
- the dusB gene encoding tRNA dihydrouridine synthase DusB: MTNLNTPFMIGNVEIPNRTVLAPMAGVTNSAFRTIAKELGAGLVVMEMVSDKGIQYNNEKTLHMLHIDEGENPVSIQLFGSDEDSLARAAEFIQENTKTDIVDINMGCPVNKIVKNEAGAMWLKDPDKIYSIINKVQSVLDIPLTVKMRTGWADPSLAVENALAAEAAGVSALAMHGRTREQMYTGHADLETLHKVAQALTKIPFIANGDIRTVQEAKQRIEEVGADAVMIGRAAMGNPYLFNQINHYFETGEILPDLTFEDKMNIAYEHLKRLINLKGEKVAVREFRGLAPHYLRGTSGAAKLRGAISQASTLAEIEALLQLDKA; the protein is encoded by the coding sequence GTGACAAATCTTAATACACCTTTTATGATTGGCAATGTTGAGATTCCCAATCGTACCGTTTTAGCACCCATGGCCGGCGTGACCAACTCTGCCTTCCGTACTATTGCAAAAGAGCTCGGAGCTGGCCTTGTAGTCATGGAAATGGTCTCTGACAAAGGTATCCAATACAACAATGAAAAGACTCTTCACATGCTTCATATCGATGAAGGAGAAAACCCCGTTTCGATCCAACTTTTCGGAAGCGACGAGGATAGCCTAGCACGCGCAGCAGAATTCATCCAAGAAAACACCAAGACCGATATCGTGGATATCAACATGGGCTGCCCAGTTAACAAAATCGTGAAGAACGAAGCTGGCGCTATGTGGCTCAAAGATCCAGACAAGATCTACTCTATCATTAACAAGGTCCAATCTGTCCTTGATATCCCCCTTACTGTCAAGATGCGTACCGGCTGGGCTGACCCATCTCTGGCAGTAGAAAATGCCCTCGCCGCTGAGGCTGCAGGTGTCTCTGCACTTGCTATGCATGGCCGTACCCGTGAACAAATGTATACTGGTCACGCTGACCTCGAGACCCTTCACAAGGTTGCACAAGCTCTGACAAAAATTCCATTTATCGCTAACGGTGACATTCGCACTGTCCAAGAAGCTAAACAACGCATCGAAGAAGTCGGTGCTGATGCCGTTATGATTGGACGCGCAGCTATGGGGAATCCTTACCTCTTCAATCAAATCAATCACTACTTTGAAACTGGAGAAATCCTTCCTGATTTAACCTTTGAAGATAAAATGAACATCGCCTACGAGCACTTGAAACGCTTGATTAACCTCAAGGGAGAAAAGGTTGCGGTCCGTGAATTCCGTGGACTCGCTCCTCACTACCTCCGTGGAACATCTGGTGCAGCTAAACTTCGTGGTGCTATTTCGCAAGCTAGCACACTAGCCGAGATTGAAGCACTATTGCAATTAGATAAGGCTTAA
- the hslO gene encoding Hsp33 family molecular chaperone HslO yields the protein MDKIIKTISESGAFRAYVLDSTETVRTAQEKHQTQASSTVALGRTLIASQILAANEKGNTKLTVKVLGTSSLGAIITVADTKGNVKGYVQNPGVDIKKTATGEVLVGPFVGNGQFLVITDYGTGNPYNSMTPLISGEIGEDLAFYLTESQQTPSAVGLNVLLDEEDKVKVAGGFLVQVLPGAKEEEIARFEKRIQEMPAISTLLESDDHIEALLKAIYGDEAYKRLSEEEIRFQCDCSKERFMKALSSLPSSDLQEMKDEDHGAEITCQFCQTTYNFDENDLEELIRDKS from the coding sequence ATGGATAAAATTATTAAAACTATATCAGAAAGTGGGGCCTTTCGTGCTTATGTTCTTGATAGCACTGAAACTGTCCGCACTGCTCAAGAAAAACATCAAACTCAAGCTAGCTCAACTGTTGCACTTGGCCGCACCCTTATCGCCAGCCAGATTCTCGCAGCCAATGAAAAAGGAAATACCAAGCTAACGGTTAAAGTTCTTGGAACTAGCTCTCTAGGAGCCATCATCACCGTCGCAGATACCAAAGGAAATGTCAAAGGCTACGTCCAAAATCCTGGTGTTGACATCAAAAAGACTGCAACTGGTGAAGTTCTAGTCGGACCTTTTGTTGGAAATGGTCAATTTCTCGTTATCACAGACTATGGCACTGGAAATCCTTATAACTCTATGACTCCGCTTATCTCTGGAGAAATCGGTGAAGATCTTGCCTTCTACTTAACAGAAAGCCAGCAAACTCCGTCAGCAGTTGGTCTCAATGTCCTTTTGGACGAAGAAGACAAGGTCAAGGTTGCAGGTGGCTTCCTTGTTCAAGTTTTGCCAGGAGCCAAGGAAGAAGAAATCGCTCGTTTTGAAAAACGCATCCAAGAAATGCCAGCTATCTCAACCCTTCTGGAAAGCGACGACCATATCGAAGCCCTCCTCAAAGCAATCTACGGTGACGAAGCCTACAAGCGTCTTTCCGAAGAAGAAATCCGTTTCCAATGTGACTGTAGCAAAGAACGCTTTATGAAGGCTCTTTCTAGTCTCCCAAGCTCAGACTTGCAGGAAATGAAGGACGAAGACCACGGAGCAGAAATCACTTGTCAATTCTGCCAAACAACTTACAACTTTGATGAAAACGACCTGGAGGAACTCATTCGTGACAAATCTTAA
- a CDS encoding helix-turn-helix domain-containing protein, whose product MYLGDLMEKAEAGQFLVLSFLLQESQTTLKALMEETGFSKATVTKYILFTNERAQTVGLDVQIHLQEEQVNLSVGATTKGRDIRRLFLDNAVKYQILLYLLYHQQFQAHQLAQELMISEATLGRHLASLNQFLSEFDLSIQNGRWRGPEHQIRYFYFCLLRKVWSSKDWGNEMQKPERRREIASLEEICGAQLSSGQKLDLILWNHISQQRLRVNACQFQVIEDKMRGYFDNIFYLRLLRKTPSFFVGQHIPLGTEDGEMMIFFSFLLSHRILPLHTMEYILGFGGRLADLLTQLIQKMKKEGLLGGYTEDHVTYELSQFCGQVYLFKGYILQDRYKYQLENRHPYLLMEHDFKETAEEIFHALPAFRQETDLDKKILWELLQLMEYMAENDGHHMRIGLDVTAGFLVFSRMTAILKRYLEYNRFITIEAYDPSRHYDLLVTNNPIHKKDQTPVYYLKNDLDMEDLAAIRQILFA is encoded by the coding sequence ATGTATTTAGGAGACTTGATGGAAAAAGCTGAAGCTGGTCAATTTTTAGTCCTTTCTTTTTTATTGCAGGAGTCACAAACGACCTTAAAAGCACTGATGGAGGAGACGGGCTTCTCTAAAGCGACTGTGACCAAGTACATCTTATTCACAAATGAAAGAGCGCAAACAGTTGGTCTAGATGTACAGATTCATCTACAGGAAGAGCAGGTCAACTTGTCAGTCGGTGCGACTACTAAGGGGCGTGATATTCGTCGCCTATTTTTAGACAATGCGGTGAAATACCAGATTTTACTATATCTGCTCTATCACCAGCAGTTTCAAGCCCATCAGCTGGCTCAAGAATTGATGATTAGTGAGGCTACACTTGGTCGCCACTTGGCTAGTTTAAATCAGTTTTTGTCAGAATTTGATTTATCCATCCAAAATGGCCGGTGGCGCGGTCCAGAGCATCAGATTCGCTATTTCTATTTCTGTCTTTTACGTAAGGTTTGGTCGAGTAAGGACTGGGGAAATGAAATGCAAAAGCCTGAGAGAAGGCGGGAGATTGCTAGTTTAGAAGAAATCTGTGGTGCTCAATTGTCTTCGGGGCAGAAGTTAGACTTGATTTTGTGGAATCATATTAGCCAACAACGTCTACGTGTCAATGCCTGTCAATTTCAAGTCATAGAAGATAAAATGCGAGGCTATTTTGACAATATTTTCTACCTTCGCTTGTTGAGAAAGACACCGTCCTTTTTTGTTGGGCAACACATTCCTTTGGGAACTGAGGATGGTGAGATGATGATTTTCTTCTCTTTTCTTCTTTCTCATCGCATTTTGCCCCTACATACCATGGAGTATATCCTTGGGTTTGGAGGGCGGCTGGCAGATTTGTTGACGCAACTGATTCAAAAAATGAAGAAAGAGGGGTTGCTAGGCGGTTATACGGAAGACCATGTCACCTATGAACTGAGTCAATTTTGTGGCCAAGTCTATCTATTCAAGGGCTATATTTTACAAGATCGCTATAAGTACCAGTTAGAGAATCGTCATCCTTATTTGCTGATGGAACATGATTTTAAAGAGACAGCAGAGGAGATTTTTCATGCTTTACCTGCCTTTCGGCAGGAGACGGACTTGGATAAAAAAATACTTTGGGAATTGCTTCAATTGATGGAATACATGGCAGAAAATGACGGTCATCATATGCGGATTGGTCTAGATGTAACAGCGGGTTTTCTTGTCTTTTCAAGAATGACTGCTATCTTGAAACGCTATTTGGAATACAATCGTTTTATTACTATTGAAGCCTATGACCCTAGTCGGCACTACGATTTGCTGGTTACCAATAATCCTATTCATAAAAAAGACCAGACTCCAGTATATTATTTAAAAAACGACTTAGATATGGAAGATTTGGCAGCGATTCGTCAGATACTATTTGCTTAA
- the glpK gene encoding glycerol kinase GlpK: MSQEKYIMAIDQGTTSSRAIIFNKKGEKVSSSQKEFTQIFPQAGWVEHNANEIWNSVQSVIAGAFIESGIKPNQIQAIGITNQRETTVVWDKKTGLPIYNAIVWQSRQTAPLAEQLKKQGYVEKFHEKTGLIIDAYFSATKVRWILDHVEGAQERAEKGELLFGTIDTWLVWKLTDGAAHVTDYSNAARTMLYNIKELKWDDEILEILNIPKAMLPEVRSNSEIYGKTAPFHFYGGEVPISGMAGDQQAALFGQLAFEPGMVKNTYGTGSFIIMNTGEEMQLSENNLLTTIGYGINGKVYYALEGSIFIAGSAIQWLRDGLRMVENSPESEKYARDSHNNDEVYVVPAFTGLGAPYWNQNARGSVFGLTRGTSKEDFIKATLQSIAYQVRDIIDTMQVDAQTAIQVLKVDGGAAMNNFLMQFQADILGIDIARAKNLETTALGAAFLAGLSVGYWKDLDELKLLNETGELFEPSMNESRKEQLYKGWKKAVKATQVFAEIDD; encoded by the coding sequence ATGTCACAAGAAAAATACATTATGGCCATTGACCAAGGGACTACCAGTTCTCGTGCCATTATTTTTAACAAAAAAGGGGAAAAGGTCAGCTCAAGTCAAAAAGAATTCACACAAATCTTTCCACAAGCAGGTTGGGTTGAGCACAATGCCAATGAAATTTGGAACTCAGTCCAGTCAGTAATCGCTGGGGCTTTTATCGAAAGTGGTATCAAGCCAAATCAAATCCAAGCTATCGGGATTACCAACCAGCGTGAAACGACAGTTGTTTGGGATAAAAAGACAGGTCTTCCTATCTATAATGCCATCGTTTGGCAGTCTCGCCAGACAGCGCCTTTGGCTGAACAACTAAAAAAACAAGGTTATGTAGAGAAATTCCATGAGAAGACTGGTCTGATCATCGATGCTTACTTCTCTGCGACCAAGGTTCGTTGGATCTTGGACCATGTAGAAGGCGCTCAAGAGCGAGCAGAAAAGGGTGAGTTGCTCTTTGGTACGATTGACACTTGGTTGGTTTGGAAATTGACTGACGGTGCGGCTCACGTGACGGATTACTCAAATGCAGCCCGTACCATGCTTTATAACATTAAAGAACTCAAATGGGATGACGAGATTTTGGAAATCCTCAACATTCCGAAGGCTATGCTGCCAGAGGTTCGTTCTAACTCTGAAATCTACGGTAAGACAGCGCCATTCCATTTCTACGGTGGAGAAGTGCCAATCTCAGGTATGGCTGGGGACCAACAGGCAGCCCTCTTTGGACAGTTGGCCTTTGAACCAGGTATGGTCAAGAATACTTATGGAACTGGTTCTTTCATCATCATGAATACTGGTGAAGAAATGCAGTTGTCTGAAAATAACCTCTTGACAACGATTGGTTACGGAATTAACGGTAAGGTTTATTATGCCTTGGAAGGTTCTATCTTCATCGCAGGAAGTGCCATTCAATGGCTTCGTGACGGACTTCGCATGGTTGAAAACTCACCAGAGTCTGAAAAATATGCTCGTGACTCTCACAATAATGACGAAGTTTATGTCGTTCCAGCCTTTACAGGTTTAGGTGCTCCATACTGGAACCAAAATGCTCGTGGTTCTGTCTTTGGCTTAACTCGTGGAACAAGCAAAGAAGATTTTATCAAGGCAACCTTGCAATCTATCGCTTATCAAGTGCGTGATATCATCGATACCATGCAAGTGGATGCTCAGACAGCTATCCAAGTCTTGAAGGTGGATGGCGGTGCAGCTATGAATAACTTTCTCATGCAGTTCCAAGCGGACATCTTAGGAATCGACATCGCACGCGCCAAAAACTTGGAAACAACTGCTCTAGGAGCAGCCTTCCTAGCAGGTTTGTCAGTAGGCTACTGGAAGGATTTGGATGAGTTGAAACTCTTGAATGAGACAGGAGAACTTTTTGAGCCATCCATGAACGAATCTCGCAAGGAACAACTCTACAAAGGCTGGAAGAAAGCTGTGAAAGCAACTCAAGTATTTGCGGAAATCGACGACTAA
- the glpO gene encoding type 1 glycerol-3-phosphate oxidase, with protein sequence MEFSKKTRELSIQKMQERTLDLLIIGGGITGAGVALQAAASGLETGLIEMQDFAEGTSSRSTKLVHGGLRYLKQFDVEVVSDTVSERAVVQQIAPHIPKPDPMLLPVYDEDGATFSLFRLKVAMDLYDLLAGVNNTPAANKVLSKEEVLERQPNLKKEGLVGGGVYLDFRNNDARLVIENIKRANQDGALIANHVKAEGFLFDESGKITGVVARDLLTDQVFEIKARLVINTTGPWSDKVRNLSNKGTQFSQMRPTKGVHLVVDSSKIKVSQPVYFDTGLGDGRMVFVLPRENKTYFGTTDTDYTGDLEHPKVTQEDVDYLLGIVNNRFPEANITIDDIESSWAGLRPLIAGNSASDYNGGNNGTISDESFNSLIATVEAYLSKEKTREDVESAVSKLESSTSEKHLDPSAVSRGSSLDRDDNGLLTLAGGKITDYRKMAEGAMERVVDILKAEFDRSFKLINSKTYPVSGGELNPANVDSEIEAFAQLGVSRGLDSKEAHYLANLYGSNAPKVFALAHSLEQAPGLSLADTLSLHYAMRNELALSPVDFLLRRTNHMLFMRDSLDSIVEPILDEMGRFYDWTEEEKTTYRVDVEAALAQNDLAALKN encoded by the coding sequence ATGGAATTTTCAAAGAAAACACGTGAATTATCAATTCAAAAAATGCAGGAACGTACCTTGGACCTCTTGATTATCGGTGGAGGAATCACAGGGGCTGGTGTAGCCTTGCAGGCGGCAGCTAGCGGTCTTGAGACTGGTTTGATTGAAATGCAGGACTTCGCAGAAGGAACATCAAGCCGTTCAACAAAATTGGTTCACGGAGGTCTGCGTTACCTCAAACAATTCGACGTAGAAGTGGTGTCAGATACAGTTTCTGAACGTGCAGTGGTTCAACAAATCGCACCACACATTCCAAAACCAGACCCAATGCTCTTGCCAGTTTACGATGAGGATGGAGCGACCTTTAGCCTCTTCCGTCTTAAAGTAGCTATGGACCTTTACGACCTCTTGGCAGGGGTTAATAACACGCCAGCTGCTAACAAGGTTTTGAGCAAGGAAGAAGTCTTGGAACGTCAACCAAACTTGAAGAAAGAAGGTTTGGTAGGAGGTGGGGTTTACCTTGACTTCCGTAACAACGATGCCCGTCTCGTGATTGAAAACATCAAACGTGCTAACCAAGATGGTGCCCTCATTGCCAACCACGTGAAGGCAGAAGGATTCCTCTTTGACGAAAGTGGCAAGATTACAGGTGTTGTAGCTCGTGATTTGTTGACAGACCAAGTCTTTGAAATCAAGGCTCGTCTGGTGATCAACACAACAGGTCCTTGGAGCGATAAGGTACGCAATTTGTCTAATAAGGGAACACAATTCTCACAAATGCGTCCAACTAAGGGAGTTCACTTGGTAGTGGATTCAAGCAAGATTAAGGTCTCACAGCCAGTTTACTTTGACACAGGTTTGGGTGACGGTCGTATGGTCTTTGTTCTCCCACGTGAAAACAAGACTTACTTCGGTACAACAGATACAGACTACACAGGCGATTTGGAACATCCAAAAGTGACTCAAGAAGATGTAGATTACCTACTTGGCATTGTCAACAACCGCTTCCCAGAAGCTAACATCACTATTGACGATATCGAAAGCAGCTGGGCAGGTCTTCGTCCATTGATTGCAGGTAATAGCGCTTCTGACTACAATGGAGGAAATAATGGAACTATTAGCGATGAAAGCTTCAATAGCTTGATTGCGACTGTCGAAGCTTATCTATCGAAAGAAAAAACGCGTGAAGATGTTGAATCTGCTGTCAGCAAGCTTGAAAGCAGCACATCAGAGAAACATTTGGATCCATCTGCAGTTTCTCGTGGTTCGAGCTTAGATCGTGATGACAATGGCCTTTTGACCCTTGCTGGTGGTAAAATAACAGACTACCGTAAGATGGCAGAAGGGGCTATGGAGCGCGTAGTTGACATCCTCAAAGCAGAATTTGACCGTAGCTTTAAACTGATCAACTCTAAGACTTACCCTGTTTCAGGTGGAGAATTGAATCCAGCAAATGTGGACTCAGAAATCGAAGCCTTTGCGCAACTTGGAGTGTCACGTGGTTTGGATAGCAAGGAAGCTCACTATCTCGCAAATCTTTACGGTTCAAATGCACCTAAGGTCTTTGCTCTTGCTCATAGTTTGGAACAAGCGCCAGGACTCAGCTTGGCAGACACCTTGTCCCTTCACTATGCAATGCGTAACGAGTTGGCTCTTAGCCCAGTTGACTTCCTCCTTCGTCGTACCAACCACATGCTCTTTATGCGTGATAGCTTGGATAGCATCGTTGAGCCAATTTTGGATGAAATGGGACGATTCTATGACTGGACAGAAGAAGAGAAAACAACTTACCGTGTTGATGTCGAAGCAGCTCTTGCTCAAAATGACTTGGCAGCATTAAAAAATTAA
- a CDS encoding MIP/aquaporin family protein — protein sequence MMKELFGEFLGTLILILLGNGVVAGVVLPKTKSNNSGWIVITMGWGIAVAVAAFVSGKLSPAHLNPAVTIGVALKGGLPWASVFPYILAQFAGAMLGQILVWLQFKPHYDAEENAGNILATFSTGPAIKDTVSNLISEILGTFVLVLTIFALGLYDLQAGIGTFAVGTLIVGIGLSLGGTTGYALNPARDLGPRIMHSILPIPNKGDGDWSYAWIPVVGPVIGAALAVFVFSLF from the coding sequence ATGATGAAAGAATTATTTGGAGAATTTTTGGGAACTTTAATCCTGATTCTTCTAGGAAATGGTGTTGTTGCAGGTGTGGTTCTTCCCAAAACTAAGAGTAACAATTCAGGATGGATTGTCATCACTATGGGTTGGGGGATTGCCGTTGCTGTCGCAGCCTTTGTGTCTGGCAAGCTCAGTCCAGCTCATTTAAACCCAGCTGTGACCATTGGTGTGGCCTTAAAAGGTGGCCTGCCTTGGGCATCCGTTTTCCCTTACATCCTAGCTCAGTTTGCAGGAGCTATGCTCGGTCAGATTTTGGTTTGGTTGCAATTCAAACCACATTATGATGCAGAAGAAAACGCAGGAAATATCCTGGCAACCTTCAGTACTGGACCAGCCATCAAAGATACTGTGTCAAACTTGATAAGTGAAATCCTTGGCACCTTTGTATTGGTATTGACAATCTTTGCTTTGGGACTTTATGACCTTCAAGCAGGAATCGGAACCTTTGCAGTGGGGACTTTGATTGTCGGTATCGGTCTATCACTAGGTGGGACAACAGGTTATGCCTTGAACCCTGCGCGTGACCTTGGACCTCGTATCATGCACAGCATCTTGCCAATTCCAAACAAGGGAGACGGAGACTGGTCTTACGCTTGGATTCCTGTTGTAGGACCTGTTATCGGTGCAGCCTTGGCCGTTTTTGTATTCTCGCTTTTCTAA
- a CDS encoding teichoic acid D-Ala incorporation-associated protein DltX, whose amino-acid sequence MDRKKPLYIFLGQTVLYFIVLLGLLYFFSYLGQGQGGFIYNEF is encoded by the coding sequence ATGGATAGAAAGAAACCATTATATATTTTTTTAGGGCAAACGGTCCTGTATTTTATTGTTTTACTGGGTTTGCTTTATTTCTTTAGTTATCTTGGTCAAGGTCAGGGTGGCTTTATCTACAATGAATTTTAA
- the dltA gene encoding D-alanine--poly(phosphoribitol) ligase subunit DltA, giving the protein MSNKPIKDMIEAIEYFAQTQPSFPVYNVLGEERTYGDLKADSDSLAATIDQLDLPEKSPVVVFGGQEYEMLATFVALTKSGHAYIPIDSHSALERVSAILEVAEPSLIIAISDFPLEQVSTPMMTLTQVQEAFAQGASYEMTHPVKGDDNYYIIFTSGTTGKPKGVQISHDNLLSFTNWMITDKEFATPDRPQMLAQPPYSFDLSVMYWAPTLALGGTLFALPSAITQDFKQLFATIFSLPIAIWTSTPSFADMAMLSEDFNAEKMPGITHFYFDGEELTVKTAQKLRERFPNARIINAYGPTEATVALSAVAITDEMLATLKRLPIGYTKEDSPTFIIDEGGNKLPNGEQGEIIVSGPAVSKGYMNNPEKTAEAFFEFEGLPAYHTGDVGTMTDEGLLLYGGRMDFQIKFNGYRIELEDVSQNLNKSQYVESAVAVPRYNKDHKVQNLLAYVILKDGVKEQFERDIDITKAIKEDLEDIMMSYMMPSKFLYRKELPLTPNGKIDIKGLINEVNNR; this is encoded by the coding sequence GTGTCTAATAAACCGATAAAAGATATGATTGAAGCGATTGAGTACTTCGCCCAAACTCAGCCTAGCTTTCCAGTCTATAACGTTCTTGGTGAGGAACGTACCTATGGTGATTTGAAGGCTGATTCGGATAGTTTGGCTGCAACCATCGATCAACTAGATTTACCTGAAAAATCTCCTGTAGTAGTTTTTGGTGGTCAGGAGTATGAGATGTTGGCTACCTTTGTAGCATTGACCAAGTCAGGTCATGCCTACATTCCAATTGACAGTCATTCGGCCTTGGAGCGAGTTTCAGCTATTTTAGAAGTGGCAGAGCCAAGTTTGATTATTGCCATCTCAGACTTTCCATTGGAGCAGGTCTCTACGCCAATGATGACTCTAACTCAGGTTCAAGAAGCCTTTGCTCAGGGGGCAAGCTATGAGATGACGCATCCAGTCAAGGGCGATGATAATTACTATATCATCTTTACTTCTGGTACGACTGGTAAGCCAAAGGGAGTGCAGATTTCCCATGATAATCTCCTCAGCTTTACCAACTGGATGATTACGGACAAGGAATTTGCGACGCCAGATCGTCCACAAATGTTGGCGCAACCACCGTATTCCTTTGACTTGTCTGTCATGTATTGGGCACCAACCTTGGCTCTTGGAGGAACGCTTTTTGCCCTCCCATCAGCCATTACTCAAGATTTCAAACAACTCTTTGCGACCATCTTTTCTCTACCGATTGCTATCTGGACTTCGACACCATCTTTTGCAGATATGGCTATGTTGTCTGAAGATTTCAATGCTGAAAAGATGCCAGGTATTACCCATTTTTACTTTGATGGGGAAGAGTTGACAGTTAAAACTGCTCAAAAATTACGCGAACGTTTCCCAAATGCACGCATTATCAATGCTTACGGGCCAACGGAAGCAACAGTTGCTTTGTCAGCAGTCGCTATTACAGATGAGATGCTAGCGACACTTAAACGCTTGCCAATTGGTTACACCAAAGAAGATTCTCCAACCTTCATCATTGATGAGGGAGGGAATAAATTACCAAATGGAGAACAAGGGGAGATCATCGTATCTGGTCCAGCTGTTTCAAAAGGTTATATGAATAATCCTGAGAAAACAGCTGAAGCTTTCTTCGAATTTGAAGGTCTGCCAGCCTACCATACGGGAGATGTCGGAACGATGACGGATGAAGGTCTTCTTCTTTACGGTGGACGGATGGACTTCCAGATCAAGTTTAATGGCTATCGTATTGAGCTAGAAGATGTTTCTCAAAACTTGAACAAATCTCAGTACGTTGAATCCGCTGTTGCAGTTCCACGTTACAACAAAGACCACAAGGTTCAAAACCTCTTGGCCTATGTTATTTTAAAAGATGGCGTCAAAGAACAATTTGAGCGCGACATCGATATCACGAAAGCGATCAAGGAAGACTTGGAAGATATTATGATGTCTTACATGATGCCGTCTAAGTTCCTTTACAGAAAGGAATTACCACTAACTCCAAATGGCAAGATTGACATTAAAGGCTTAATCAATGAGGTAAACAATAGATGA